A segment of the Entomomonas moraniae genome:
TATAGAGTCACACCAAGGTTATGGCAATTGGCTACATGGCGAAGCGGTGGCAGTTGGTAGTGTTATGGCTATAGAAATGTCAATGCGTTTAGGGTGGATTACAGAACAAGATCGCAACCGTGCTATTCGCTTATTTATACGGGCTGGGCTTCCTGTCGCTCCACCTGAAAAGATGAGCGCAAATGACTTTTTAAAATATATGCGGGTGGATAAAAAAATAATTGATGGACAAATTCGCTTAGTGCTTTTAAGCAAGTTAGGCGAAGCAATCGTGACAAGTGATTTCTCTACCGAATTATTGAATGCTATACTATCAACCAACTATGAACAATTGCTTGACTCTTTTTGATGGATTAACTAAATGAATACTTCCCAGTTGGATGAACAATTTTTAAGCTATTACCAACTTAGTCATGACCCTTTTGCGGCGAGAGTGCCAAATTTTAAGTTTTTTTCTGCACAGCGCAAAACGATTTTAGGCCAAATGCACCATTTAGCCAGGCATAGCCAATTGATGCTGATGATTACAGGGCCAAAAGATTCAGGCAAAACACTATTAAGACAAGCGCTGATTGCAAGCTTTAATAAAGATATCGTTAAGATTGTTAATGTTTCAGCTAAAGACTGTACAAGTCCATCACAAATAATTACGATATTAGCCGATGAGTTAAAGTTAGCAGAAGCTACACCTGAAATGATAATTGGAGAGCTTAATAAATTAGCTGAAAAAGATATCAACCTCTACTTGATGATTGATGATGCTGAAGCGTTGTCAGAAGATACTTTACAACTGCTTTTAAATCTTACCAGTGAGCAGTTAAAAAGCTTCCATATATTTCTTTTTGCTAGACCCGCTTTGCTTGAAAAGTTAGAGGATTCATCACTGGGTAAAGAGGTTACATTTAATCTGCCGCTGACACCTTATACGCTTGAAGAAACTAAAGAATATTTAGCATTGCGCTTAGAGGGTGCGGGACAAAGTTTAGCACTCTTTTCTGATGAACAGTTGTTCGATATTTATACTCAATCAGGCGGGTGGCCTGGAGTTATCAACCAAGTAGCTAAAGAGCTTTTGTTGTCTAATATGGAAGATCAAGCTCAGGAACAAGAACAGCCTTTACACCCGCAACAGCAAAGCAAGTCGGAGAATATCATGAGTTTTGACGATAATAAAAAAGATGATGAACCTAGCATCGGCAGCTTATTTACAGATAAAGAAGACGATCAGCCAGATAGTTTTTTTGCGATAGATGATGAAAAGACTAAGAAAAAAGCTAAATCTAGTGGTTTTATTCCCAAGAAACACCTCGTTATTGCTGCGATTGTTGCCATTGTATTATTGGGTATTATCTTTTTTTCAGGATCATCGAAAAAAACCACTGATGATAAAGATAATAATGTACTTGCAGATCACTATGCAACACTTGCAGACAATGAGACGCAAACAACTGATCTCCCTTTAACAACAGGTACAGAAGCATTGCCAACAGGTACTACCAATGGTGCCTCTAGTTTACCGTTGACTACCAATAATGATACTGTTCCTACAACCGATATCCCTGTTGTTACGAATACGGAGCAAAACACTACGTTATCAACACCTCCGCAAAATAATAACGTAACAACGACCACTCCAGTGACTGAACCTACGGCTACTGTCACGACAGCGCCTACAGAGCAACCAGTTCAAACAAAGCCAGCAACGGTTACTAAGCCTGCTGCAGAGCCTGTTAAAACCCAAAAAACAACTCAAAGTGCAGTATTAGGTACTGCATGGTATAAAAAGCAAGCTGGCTCAAACTATACAATACAAGTGAGTGTGGCGAGTAATGAGAAGTCAGCACAAGACTTTATTAAGCGACAAGCCGCGGGTGATTATCATTACTACAAGCGTTCTCGTTCTGGGAAGGTAGATTACGTGATTACTTATGGTAGCTATTCTGGACGTACATTGGCACAAAGCGCAGTTAAGAAATTGCCTCAGTCCGTTCAGAGTAGTAAACCTTGGGTGCGTACCTTTACAAGTATCAAAGCAGAGTTAACGAAGTAATGATACAACATCCTGCTGAGCAATCACCTTTAGGTAAGGTTAACCAATATATTGACCAATACCAGCCCAGTTTACTTTTCCCAATACCAAGACAGGTGAAGTGGGAAGAGTTAGGCTTAACTGCAAATACCTTACCTTACCATGGGGTTGATATTTGGAATGGTTATGAGCTGTCATGGTTAACGCCTTCAGGTAAACCTGTTGTTAGAGTCGCACAGTTTGCTATTCCAGCAGATTCACCTGCGATTATAGAATCTAAATCATTTAAACTGTATTTAAACAGCTTTAATCAAACGATATTTGAATCAGAAACTGTTGTTAATGCATTTTTAGAAAAAGATCTATCTAAAGCAGCAGGTAAGCCTGTACGAGTCAAATTATATACGCTAGATCAAATAGCCCAAAAGGGTATTATAGAGCCACAAGGGCAGTGTATTGATGAGCTAGATATTG
Coding sequences within it:
- a CDS encoding AAA family ATPase; translated protein: MNTSQLDEQFLSYYQLSHDPFAARVPNFKFFSAQRKTILGQMHHLARHSQLMLMITGPKDSGKTLLRQALIASFNKDIVKIVNVSAKDCTSPSQIITILADELKLAEATPEMIIGELNKLAEKDINLYLMIDDAEALSEDTLQLLLNLTSEQLKSFHIFLFARPALLEKLEDSSLGKEVTFNLPLTPYTLEETKEYLALRLEGAGQSLALFSDEQLFDIYTQSGGWPGVINQVAKELLLSNMEDQAQEQEQPLHPQQQSKSENIMSFDDNKKDDEPSIGSLFTDKEDDQPDSFFAIDDEKTKKKAKSSGFIPKKHLVIAAIVAIVLLGIIFFSGSSKKTTDDKDNNVLADHYATLADNETQTTDLPLTTGTEALPTGTTNGASSLPLTTNNDTVPTTDIPVVTNTEQNTTLSTPPQNNNVTTTTPVTEPTATVTTAPTEQPVQTKPATVTKPAAEPVKTQKTTQSAVLGTAWYKKQAGSNYTIQVSVASNEKSAQDFIKRQAAGDYHYYKRSRSGKVDYVITYGSYSGRTLAQSAVKKLPQSVQSSKPWVRTFTSIKAELTK
- the queF gene encoding NADPH-dependent 7-cyano-7-deazaguanine reductase QueF (Catalyzes the NADPH-dependent reduction of 7-cyano-7-deazaguanine (preQ0) to 7-aminomethyl-7-deazaguanine (preQ1) in queuosine biosynthesis) — protein: MQHPAEQSPLGKVNQYIDQYQPSLLFPIPRQVKWEELGLTANTLPYHGVDIWNGYELSWLTPSGKPVVRVAQFAIPADSPAIIESKSFKLYLNSFNQTIFESETVVNAFLEKDLSKAAGKPVRVKLYTLDQIAQKGIIEPQGQCIDELDIVINQYDHPTADLLKALPKSTEEKIYSHLLKSNCPVTGQPDWATITVSYKADKQLDHASFLAYLVSFRQHADFHEQCIERIFIDLNNLLAAQSLVVDGRYIRRGGLDINPCRSLNEIHYTNYRLARQ